One genomic segment of Stigmatopora argus isolate UIUO_Sarg chromosome 1, RoL_Sarg_1.0, whole genome shotgun sequence includes these proteins:
- the csf1b gene encoding macrophage colony-stimulating factor 1b, with translation MTILAPTLIQSKAKLQVKCLCVLMFLSFSVSMAEIPGPCRHSITRDHLLTLKHLMDNQLRSGCSITYKFIEQKSLSKCCFVKAALPWILELLTTHFKYNRGSVNYTYIQSLRALILNIYSQKCVPQINEEVEDKPESFEVLYRGSPTEALQRALGVLSLYLELVTTSDAPLDWNCQYDYSQVFGSSTEQPKASPTEGCTDSYVTWSEKASQRRPLRDLYKLGFIIASIFGALLLLFTLFCLIKQKRHHICHRTQSHLISREQQGTEVALQ, from the exons TTGCAGGTAAAGTGTCTGTGTGTGCTTATGTTCCTGAGCTTCTCGGTCTCCATGGCTGAGATCCCTGGACCATGCAGGCACTCCATAACTAGAGACCACCTGCTGACACTCAAACATCTG ATGGATAACCAATTGAGAAGCGGGTGTTCGATAACCTACAAATTCATCGAACAGAAATCTTTG AGCAAGTGCTGCTTTGTGAAAGCTGCCTTACCCTGGATATTGGAGCTCCTCACCACCCACTTTAAATATAACAGGGGTTCGGTCAACTATACCTATATTCAGTCTTTGAGGGCCCTCATCCTCAACATCTACTCCCAGAAATGTGTTCCTCAGATCAACGAGGAGGTTGAG GACAAGCCAGAGAGTTTTGAAGTGCTTTACAGGGGATCCCCTACAGAGGCGCTGCAGAGAGCTTTGGGAGTGCTGTCTCTCTATTTGGAGCTGGTAACGACAAGTGACGCACCATTGGACTGGAATTGCCAGTATGATTACTCACAGGTGTTTGGCTCAAGCACAGAACAACCAAAAGCATCCCCCACAGAAGGCTGCACAG ACAGTTATGTAACGTGGTCAGAGAAGGCCTCTCAGAGGAGACCACTGAGAGACCTATACAAGCTTGGCTTCATCATCGCCTCCATCTTCGGAGCATTACTGCTCCTATTTACTCTCTTCTGTCTAATCAAACAAAAG agGCACCACATCTGTCACAGAACGCAATCTCATTTGATTTCTAG agaGCAGCAAGGGACCGAGGTGGCACTCCAATGA